The Thermocrinis albus DSM 14484 genome segment GCAATGGGCACAGCAGGCTCTTATCCTCCTTCCACCTACCCTGTAGACCATCTCCAGTCTGTTCTCTACACTTTTTCCACAGAAAGAACAGTGCCCGTCATCTTGCTCTTCTTTAAGGCGAACCTCCCCATGCTTTCTTACTACTCTTCCCTCTAACTCCAACTCCTTTATGTCCCTGTAGACGGTCATGAGAGAAACCCCTAACTTCTGGGCCAGGGACTTTACGTTGGTGTGCCCCTCCTCTATCAACTGCAGGATCCTCTCCTTCCTTCCCATAATCTGTTAAATTAACGAAAAATTTAGTCAAAGAAGACGAGCCTTATCATCCACCCCGTTATGAACTGGACCATTGCCAAGAAGAGTCCGAGAAAAGCCAACATAAAACCCAGCTTACCCGCCTTATCTTCCTTAAACCAGAAATAGACAAAGGTCAGAAGAGAGAAGATAAGGAGAAGGACACCGTTCCACTGGTGGGGAAATCCCCACAACCAGGGTACTTTGGACTGTACGAGAGGAACACCAGCCACCGAGAAGCCTGTAAGGACAGAGAAAAGGGCCAACACCAGAAGGAGAAGGTTGCTGTACAGGGCATACCTCACAGCAGGTGTGTTTCTCAGAAGGCTGGTGCCCAGCAGGTACAGTACAAAGGTGAGAACAGCTACCATCAGGGTGGTGTAAGCAAACAGAGGATGAAGGAATATCATCTCGTCACCTCCATTATGGCCTCCACCTTTATTATATCCCTATAAAGCCCTTTCAGAACTTCCTCGTAGTCGGCTTTGCCTTCTTCTACTCTGTCCATAACTTCCTCCAGTCTGCGTGTAAAGTCCTCAGATAGAAAGGCCTTTATCTCCTCCCTTTTCCTCAGATACTCGTATACCTTCTTACCCAACTTGGTGGGGATAAGAAAACCACGCTTCTCTATGACGTAACCTCTCTCCAGAAGTTTTTCCACTATGGTGGCGTAGGTGGATGGCCTTCCTATACCTCTCCTCTTCATCTCCTGCACCAGTTCTCCGTGAGTGTAAAGGTAAGCCTTCGGTTGTTTTTTCATCTGCTTCAGTTCTCTAACATCCAAGCGAGG includes the following:
- a CDS encoding DeoR family transcriptional regulator, whose protein sequence is MGRKERILQLIEEGHTNVKSLAQKLGVSLMTVYRDIKELELEGRVVRKHGEVRLKEEQDDGHCSFCGKSVENRLEMVYRVGGRRIRACCAHCGLLLYRELEGKDILACMTKDFITGKLINCFTAWYVVGSSAEVCCSPSALAFERIEDARRFAKGFGGRVLNFEGAVKAVEEIMKRGTPVQLKL